Proteins co-encoded in one Flavivirga eckloniae genomic window:
- a CDS encoding SusC/RagA family TonB-linked outer membrane protein: MKLLKLLKQKCQHRIFMLTMVWLAGISVGHSQNTITGTVKDESNQPLAGANVIVKGTSIGSQTDFDGLFSISAANNETIVVSYLGYVTQEVPVGGRSKIDVILVEDASQLEEIVIVGYGSQKKSDLTGAVASVSGKDIDNFTFTDASQALQGRMAGVSVQSSGGSPGASANITIRGTSTFTDIGPLFVIDGMITGNMNTVNPGDIDTISVLKDASALAIYGSRAANGVVIITTKKGTKGKVSINLDTSYGVQKVINTFDWANARQYADIVNEANDNDGTARFPANDTQFDPNYSSDLYGESLRTASVQNTNLSISGGGENTLFGLSLNHYFQEGVVKFSDFERTTARANGSFTKGRFKLESTIGLTRTVNNPNPFFNRERNLIPTIRLRNDAGEWSASDLEARGISGTPAGFYGPGTLANELALAALEDRTVTRNTVLGNVTGSFEIFDGLTYKLNAGIESYTDNNYRFSPDEQVIYDGTTRANSELTERNTVFLSTLIEHTLNYNKTFGKHTVDLIGGTTEQVNKIRTLGATSINFPNNDVRVVSAGEVQSAISQEATSVIQSYFGRLNYTFDNRYILTASIRRDGSSLFKDGLRWGNFPSAAIGWNISNEPFMEDFDALKNIKLRAGYGEVGSNNVAFYQTDAVLNLFSDYVVGDGQDRVNGYAITNSVNPFITWETTKTTNIGLEFSALSNKLNVTMDYFIKESEDILLAIPLSFITGTGNDVPRNVGNIENKGFEFLATYRDQIGDLSFSATGNFSILNNEVTSLGGGSPINQGSFTSNTIFSTRTDVGQPVGSFYGYVLDGIYQTDAEATAANDQPGNPRAGDLKFKDIGGPDGSGPDGMIDENDQTYLGNPAPDFEYGINLTAEYKNFDLSLFFNGVSGNTILNGTKYRGYFDTDGNYLADALNAWTPSNTNTSIPRNTQSDPGFNRRMSTFYLENGAYFRLRNAQIGYSIPSSILDKIKLEKIRFYLSAINLFTITDYTGYYPEVGRNNRGAGQDQDILTNSTTLFNRGVDEGSYPTPRTFQLGLQVSF, encoded by the coding sequence ATGAAATTATTAAAACTACTTAAGCAAAAATGCCAACATCGCATTTTTATGTTAACCATGGTTTGGTTAGCAGGAATATCCGTTGGACACTCTCAAAACACTATTACTGGTACTGTAAAAGATGAGTCTAACCAGCCATTAGCAGGTGCCAATGTAATAGTTAAGGGGACAAGTATTGGTTCTCAAACAGATTTTGATGGACTCTTTTCTATTTCAGCAGCAAACAACGAAACAATAGTTGTTAGCTATTTGGGGTATGTTACCCAAGAAGTTCCTGTGGGAGGAAGAAGTAAAATTGATGTTATCTTAGTTGAGGACGCTAGTCAATTAGAAGAAATTGTAATTGTTGGTTACGGTTCCCAAAAGAAAAGTGACCTTACTGGAGCTGTTGCATCAGTCAGCGGTAAAGACATCGACAACTTTACCTTCACAGATGCTTCTCAAGCCTTGCAAGGTAGAATGGCAGGGGTTAGCGTACAATCTTCAGGTGGTTCACCGGGAGCTTCTGCTAACATTACTATTAGAGGTACATCTACATTTACAGATATTGGCCCCTTATTTGTAATTGACGGTATGATAACAGGTAATATGAATACCGTTAACCCGGGAGATATAGATACCATCTCTGTTTTAAAAGATGCTTCTGCATTAGCCATTTATGGTTCTCGAGCAGCAAATGGTGTTGTTATAATCACTACCAAAAAAGGAACTAAAGGAAAAGTTAGTATTAATTTAGACACAAGCTATGGTGTGCAAAAAGTTATTAATACTTTCGATTGGGCTAACGCAAGACAATATGCAGATATTGTAAATGAAGCTAATGACAACGATGGTACTGCAAGATTCCCTGCTAACGACACTCAGTTTGACCCAAACTACAGCAGTGATTTATATGGTGAATCCTTAAGAACAGCTTCTGTTCAGAATACTAATCTAAGTATTTCTGGTGGTGGAGAAAACACTCTTTTTGGCTTGTCTCTTAATCACTATTTTCAGGAAGGAGTCGTGAAATTTTCCGATTTTGAAAGAACTACCGCTAGAGCCAACGGAAGTTTTACCAAAGGAAGATTTAAACTAGAGAGTACTATAGGATTAACAAGAACAGTTAATAACCCGAACCCGTTCTTTAACAGGGAAAGAAACCTCATTCCAACCATAAGACTGCGAAATGATGCAGGTGAATGGAGCGCAAGCGACCTGGAAGCCAGAGGTATTAGCGGCACTCCTGCCGGTTTTTATGGTCCTGGTACTTTGGCTAACGAATTAGCACTAGCTGCACTTGAAGATAGAACAGTTACAAGAAATACTGTATTAGGGAATGTAACAGGTTCTTTTGAAATCTTTGATGGCCTAACTTATAAACTAAATGCAGGAATAGAATCATATACAGATAACAACTACAGATTCAGTCCAGACGAACAAGTAATTTACGATGGTACTACAAGAGCAAATTCTGAATTAACGGAAAGAAACACAGTTTTCTTATCAACCTTAATTGAGCACACTCTAAATTACAATAAGACTTTTGGTAAGCATACTGTCGATCTTATAGGAGGTACTACCGAGCAGGTAAATAAAATAAGAACGTTAGGTGCTACCTCTATAAACTTCCCGAATAATGACGTACGTGTTGTTTCTGCAGGTGAAGTACAAAGTGCCATCTCTCAGGAAGCCACTTCTGTTATTCAATCGTATTTCGGTAGACTTAATTATACTTTCGATAACAGGTATATCTTAACAGCATCAATACGTAGAGATGGTTCTTCTCTGTTTAAAGATGGTTTAAGATGGGGTAATTTCCCTTCTGCCGCAATAGGTTGGAATATTAGTAACGAACCGTTTATGGAAGACTTTGATGCTTTAAAAAACATTAAACTTAGAGCAGGTTATGGTGAAGTAGGTTCAAATAATGTGGCTTTTTATCAAACAGATGCTGTTCTAAATCTATTTAGTGATTATGTAGTAGGTGATGGCCAAGATAGAGTTAATGGATATGCCATAACAAATAGTGTGAATCCATTTATAACGTGGGAAACTACAAAAACCACAAATATTGGTCTGGAATTTAGTGCTTTAAGCAATAAGTTAAATGTTACTATGGACTATTTCATTAAAGAATCTGAAGATATTCTTCTTGCCATTCCGCTTTCATTTATTACAGGAACAGGGAATGATGTTCCAAGAAATGTAGGAAACATAGAGAATAAAGGGTTTGAATTTTTGGCAACTTATCGTGACCAAATAGGCGATTTATCTTTTAGCGCAACAGGTAATTTCTCTATTTTAAATAATGAAGTGACTTCGCTAGGTGGTGGGTCACCAATTAATCAAGGTTCTTTTACCTCTAATACAATATTTAGTACACGAACTGATGTAGGACAGCCTGTAGGTTCTTTTTATGGCTATGTACTTGATGGTATTTACCAAACAGATGCAGAAGCTACAGCAGCTAACGATCAGCCTGGAAACCCAAGAGCGGGTGATTTAAAATTTAAAGATATAGGTGGTCCAGACGGAAGTGGTCCTGATGGTATGATTGATGAAAACGACCAAACGTATTTAGGAAATCCTGCTCCAGATTTTGAATATGGAATCAACTTGACAGCAGAGTACAAAAACTTCGATTTAAGCTTATTCTTTAACGGTGTTTCAGGTAATACTATTTTAAACGGTACTAAGTACAGAGGTTATTTCGATACAGACGGTAATTACCTTGCCGATGCATTAAATGCCTGGACACCTTCGAACACCAATACAAGTATTCCTAGAAACACACAATCTGATCCTGGATTCAACCGTAGAATGTCAACATTTTATTTAGAAAACGGAGCCTATTTCCGTTTAAGAAATGCTCAAATAGGATATTCAATTCCAAGTTCTATTCTGGACAAAATAAAATTAGAGAAAATCAGATTCTATTTGTCTGCAATTAATCTATTTACTATTACAGACTATACAGGGTACTACCCAGAGGTAGGAAGAAACAACAGAGGGGCTGGTCAAGATCAGGACATTTTAACCAACAGCACGACCTTATTTAATAGAGGTGTAGATGAAGGGTCTTATCCTACACCAAGAACTTTTCAACTTGGTTTACAAGTTTCTTTTTAA
- a CDS encoding RagB/SusD family nutrient uptake outer membrane protein — translation MKKLKNSFKIVFVLLAVCLMNLNCSEDKLNQVNPNSITPTSFWQNETDATKGIYGAYAPFTHIWYYTRFEVFTSDYRDDVINGFNTSERTAVGYFSGTSDSNATFWVWQAMFQGVARANEVIFHVPNIEDMDTTLRDNIIGEAYFIRAFNYFNLLNSWRNIPIITLPISEIDDPTAIPQADPNDVWAQIESDLQNAQNLLPASWPADQKGRVTSGSATGILGKAYLYQQKHAEAKAEFAKVMGGAYSLMDDYAANFTEEFENNAESLFEIQMVSDGNTGWGADRDNSGKGSGYQPDLAPTAFTGQNGMRVNQWALDLFLDEQTINGEIDPRTFTTFFWNSSETTTYEGKVLASRSYENATYEEAYSAAGTNIFGNKWQDWEFNGREHSLDGGWHGAGNNLRILRYADVLLMFAEAEFMLNGSTAAALDAINQVRARVDMPPHASITMQDIEDERIKELTFERTRYFDLLRWGRVKSRIVDNPDFKSESARTDAYKPGREYIAIPENDIVRNPSWDQNEGY, via the coding sequence ATGAAAAAATTAAAGAATTCATTTAAAATTGTGTTTGTCTTACTTGCTGTTTGTTTAATGAATTTGAACTGTTCGGAAGACAAACTCAACCAGGTAAACCCAAATTCAATAACTCCAACCTCCTTCTGGCAAAATGAAACGGATGCCACTAAGGGTATTTACGGAGCTTATGCACCATTTACTCATATTTGGTATTATACCAGATTTGAGGTTTTTACGTCCGACTATAGAGACGATGTTATTAACGGATTTAATACCTCAGAAAGAACAGCTGTAGGATACTTTAGTGGTACTTCCGATAGTAATGCTACATTCTGGGTATGGCAAGCCATGTTTCAAGGTGTAGCCAGAGCAAATGAAGTGATCTTCCATGTACCAAACATAGAAGATATGGATACTACATTGAGGGATAATATTATTGGTGAAGCCTATTTTATTAGAGCTTTTAATTACTTCAATCTTTTAAATAGCTGGAGAAATATACCAATAATTACATTACCAATATCGGAAATAGATGACCCTACAGCAATTCCTCAAGCAGATCCTAATGATGTATGGGCACAAATAGAGTCTGACTTACAAAATGCCCAAAACTTATTGCCAGCATCATGGCCGGCAGATCAGAAAGGACGTGTTACATCTGGCTCAGCTACAGGTATATTAGGTAAAGCATATTTGTACCAACAAAAACATGCAGAGGCTAAAGCAGAGTTTGCTAAAGTAATGGGAGGAGCTTATTCTCTTATGGACGACTATGCCGCTAATTTTACCGAAGAGTTTGAAAACAATGCAGAATCACTATTCGAAATTCAAATGGTTTCTGATGGTAATACCGGATGGGGAGCAGATAGAGATAATTCAGGAAAAGGTTCCGGGTACCAACCAGATTTAGCTCCTACAGCCTTTACAGGTCAAAACGGAATGCGAGTAAATCAATGGGCTTTAGATTTGTTTTTAGATGAGCAAACTATAAATGGAGAAATTGACCCTAGAACTTTTACAACCTTCTTTTGGAACTCAAGTGAAACAACGACTTATGAAGGTAAAGTACTGGCTTCAAGATCTTACGAAAATGCAACGTATGAAGAGGCATATTCTGCTGCTGGAACCAATATTTTTGGAAACAAATGGCAAGATTGGGAGTTTAATGGTAGAGAACATTCTCTTGACGGCGGATGGCACGGTGCAGGTAACAACTTAAGAATTTTAAGATACGCAGATGTATTATTAATGTTTGCAGAAGCAGAATTTATGCTTAACGGTTCTACTGCAGCAGCGTTAGATGCCATTAATCAAGTACGAGCTAGAGTTGATATGCCTCCTCACGCTTCCATTACAATGCAAGACATAGAAGATGAACGTATAAAAGAATTAACATTTGAGCGTACTAGATACTTTGATTTATTAAGATGGGGTAGAGTTAAATCTAGAATTGTAGATAACCCTGATTTCAAATCAGAAAGTGCTAGAACCGATGCCTATAAACCTGGAAGAGAATACATTGCGATTCCAGAAAATGATATCGTTAGAAACCCAAGTTGGGATCAAAACGAAGGGTATTAA
- a CDS encoding FG-GAP-like repeat-containing protein — protein sequence MKKTFLLIVISISIYSCKKESTNSDPTHFKELLPKSSGVTFSNNIIENDTLNYFDFPFLYLGSGVSSGDINNDGLPDLYFTGNLVPNKLYLNKGNLKFEDITESAGVSGDSRWYSGTTMADVNNDGFLDIYLSVSGKSGNFANQLFINNGDNTFSEQAESYGIADKSKSIQSTFFDYNNDGFLDLFVANYPIVLVSMGNMYYKRKMDNNRFEDSGHLYKNNGDGTFTDVTTAAGVQRFGLTLGIVASDFNNDGFKDLYLSNDFNVPDYLYLNNGDGTFNEVSNKAARHTSMFGMGIDASDFNNDGLIDVLQVDMTAEDYSRSKTNMASMNPKTFYEAVDLGFNHQYMQNSLQLNNGINNEKLPMLSDISRFAGMATTDWSWGALFADFDNDGWKDVFITNGVKRDVNNNDVNEEYKNQRLFGLKKDLDYTKLPSTPIANYAYKNNGDFTFTKVTKDWQLNKKGFSNGFTSVDLDNDGDLDLVINNMDDHASIYTNETQKSKNNYLKIKLNGSTKNPFGFGAKVKVKTSSFEQTQELTTTRGYQSSIEPIFHFGIGASKIIEELKITWPNGNEQVLEKIKPNQLLEIDFKDSHSTQKEAISKSHFKDITDSSGINFSHKENFYNDFEFEPLLPHRYSNSGSALAVGDVNGDGLEDFFIGNASGSSGALYIQNNDNTFQLTEGPWNEDAQYEDTGALLFDADNDNDLDLYVVNGGNDKSKPHTEYQDRLYINTANGFIKTESTLPEITASGQNVIAGDYDKDGDLDLFVGGRITPGKYPYPAQSYILRNDGGKDTDLKFTNVTLDLAPDLNKAGLVTSAIWDDYNKDGKLDLIVTGEWMPIRFFKNMGAKFVEETKKLGSGNYTGWWYSIEKLDVDNDGDMDYLAGNLGLNYKYKASKKEPFQVYANDFDENGSSDIVLSYEKNGKKLPLRGRECSSQQIPAIKKRFETFESFANADLIDIYGEGMLKGSLSYSANTFAHHLIKNNGDGTFNFIKLPNRSQFSSINKFVSLDYNGDEFPDLLIGGNLYGAEVETPRNDASLTSVLQGSADGFSVLSSENTGLFVDGEIKEIKPIHLGKNKTPAFLIAPNNHALKLLVLNKN from the coding sequence ATGAAAAAAACATTTCTTCTCATAGTAATTTCTATCAGTATTTATTCTTGTAAAAAAGAATCCACAAATTCTGATCCTACACATTTTAAAGAGTTACTTCCCAAATCTTCAGGAGTTACTTTTTCCAATAATATTATTGAAAACGATACACTAAATTATTTTGACTTTCCTTTTCTTTATTTAGGAAGTGGTGTGTCATCTGGAGACATCAATAATGATGGCTTACCAGACCTATATTTTACCGGTAACCTGGTTCCTAATAAACTCTACTTAAACAAAGGAAACCTCAAATTTGAAGACATTACAGAATCTGCTGGTGTAAGCGGGGATTCTAGGTGGTATTCCGGAACCACCATGGCAGATGTAAACAATGATGGATTTTTAGACATTTATCTAAGTGTATCTGGAAAATCCGGAAACTTTGCAAATCAGCTATTTATAAATAATGGGGATAATACATTCTCAGAACAAGCGGAATCTTATGGTATTGCTGACAAAAGCAAATCAATACAATCAACTTTTTTCGATTATAATAACGACGGATTCTTAGACCTATTTGTTGCAAATTACCCCATAGTATTAGTGAGTATGGGAAATATGTATTACAAAAGAAAAATGGATAACAATAGGTTTGAAGACTCTGGGCATTTATATAAAAATAATGGCGATGGTACATTTACAGATGTAACTACTGCTGCGGGAGTACAACGCTTCGGACTTACTTTAGGCATTGTTGCCTCCGATTTTAATAATGATGGGTTTAAAGACCTTTATCTCTCAAACGATTTTAATGTACCCGATTACTTATATCTTAACAATGGTGACGGTACATTTAACGAAGTATCTAATAAAGCTGCCAGGCATACCTCTATGTTTGGAATGGGCATAGATGCTTCCGATTTTAATAATGATGGTCTTATTGATGTATTACAGGTAGACATGACCGCAGAAGATTACAGCCGATCTAAAACCAATATGGCTAGTATGAACCCAAAAACCTTTTATGAAGCTGTTGATTTAGGTTTTAATCATCAATACATGCAAAACTCATTGCAACTCAATAATGGCATAAACAATGAAAAACTTCCAATGCTCAGTGATATTTCGAGATTTGCCGGAATGGCAACTACAGATTGGAGCTGGGGGGCTTTATTTGCCGATTTCGATAACGATGGTTGGAAAGATGTATTTATTACTAATGGTGTAAAACGCGATGTTAATAACAATGATGTTAACGAGGAATATAAAAACCAAAGGCTTTTTGGCCTCAAAAAAGATTTAGATTACACAAAATTACCCAGTACACCTATTGCAAACTATGCGTACAAAAACAATGGTGATTTCACCTTTACTAAAGTTACAAAAGATTGGCAATTAAACAAAAAAGGGTTCTCAAATGGGTTTACTTCTGTAGATTTAGATAATGACGGGGATCTCGACCTTGTTATAAATAACATGGATGATCATGCATCGATTTACACCAATGAAACTCAAAAATCCAAGAACAATTATTTAAAAATTAAACTTAATGGATCTACCAAAAACCCTTTTGGTTTTGGTGCTAAAGTTAAAGTAAAGACCAGTAGTTTTGAACAAACTCAGGAACTCACTACTACAAGAGGTTATCAATCCAGTATAGAGCCTATTTTTCATTTTGGTATTGGAGCATCAAAAATTATAGAAGAATTAAAAATCACATGGCCAAACGGAAATGAGCAGGTCTTAGAAAAGATTAAACCAAATCAATTACTAGAAATCGATTTTAAAGATAGCCATTCAACACAAAAAGAGGCTATTTCAAAAAGCCATTTTAAAGATATAACTGATTCATCTGGCATTAATTTTTCCCATAAAGAGAACTTTTATAATGATTTTGAATTCGAACCTTTACTTCCCCACAGATATTCCAACTCAGGTTCTGCTCTTGCTGTTGGTGATGTAAATGGAGATGGATTAGAGGACTTTTTTATTGGTAATGCTTCTGGTAGTTCTGGCGCATTATATATTCAAAATAACGATAACACATTCCAACTAACCGAAGGTCCTTGGAATGAAGATGCACAGTATGAAGACACTGGTGCTTTATTGTTTGATGCAGATAATGATAATGATTTGGATTTGTATGTTGTAAATGGAGGTAATGACAAGAGTAAACCGCACACCGAGTATCAAGACAGATTATATATCAATACCGCCAATGGTTTTATTAAAACAGAAAGTACATTACCCGAGATTACTGCAAGTGGACAAAATGTAATTGCAGGAGATTATGATAAAGACGGCGACTTAGATTTATTTGTAGGCGGTAGAATAACGCCTGGAAAATACCCTTATCCTGCACAAAGCTATATTTTAAGAAATGACGGTGGAAAAGATACCGATTTAAAGTTTACAAATGTAACCTTAGATTTGGCTCCAGATTTAAATAAAGCCGGTTTAGTTACCAGCGCTATATGGGATGATTATAATAAGGATGGTAAATTAGATTTAATCGTTACCGGAGAATGGATGCCAATAAGGTTCTTTAAGAATATGGGGGCAAAATTTGTAGAAGAGACGAAAAAACTCGGTTCTGGAAACTATACCGGGTGGTGGTATAGTATTGAAAAGCTTGATGTAGATAACGATGGCGACATGGATTACTTAGCAGGAAACCTAGGGTTAAACTACAAGTACAAAGCAAGTAAAAAGGAACCCTTTCAGGTTTATGCTAATGATTTTGATGAAAATGGATCATCAGACATCGTTTTAAGCTATGAAAAAAATGGAAAAAAACTACCTTTAAGAGGTAGAGAATGTTCATCGCAACAAATACCAGCTATTAAAAAGAGGTTTGAAACTTTTGAATCTTTTGCCAATGCGGACTTAATTGATATTTACGGAGAAGGCATGCTAAAAGGATCTTTAAGCTATTCTGCGAATACCTTTGCACACCATTTAATAAAAAATAATGGGGATGGTACCTTTAATTTTATTAAATTGCCTAATCGCTCCCAATTCTCATCAATAAACAAATTTGTCAGTCTTGACTATAATGGTGACGAATTCCCAGATTTATTAATTGGAGGTAACTTATACGGAGCAGAAGTTGAGACCCCACGCAATGATGCTAGCTTAACAAGCGTTTTACAAGGAAGCGCAGATGGCTTCTCTGTATTAAGTTCAGAAAATACCGGGTTGTTCGTTGATGGAGAAATCAAAGAAATTAAACCAATCCATTTAGGAAAAAACAAGACTCCAGCATTCCTAATAGCCCCTAACAACCATGCCTTAAAATTATTGGTTCTAAATAAAAATTAG